From Antennarius striatus isolate MH-2024 chromosome 9, ASM4005453v1, whole genome shotgun sequence, one genomic window encodes:
- the LOC137601309 gene encoding E3 ubiquitin-protein ligase RNF19A-like, whose translation MSLQKHQQLSGGSGGAMGSDRDLQSTASSISLPSMKKAPKKRRLSLTSLFRRRGREPKSGRQRSKEFHHPGPGIGDVDGIASIESIHSEMCNDKNSAFFLAAGTGAASFATGASTSSASGPSSSMSSSSKVGGGVGTEPLECPLCLLQHSRESFPAIMTCHHRSCIDCLRQYLRIEISESRVNISCPECSERFNPHDIRMILGDRVLMDKYEEFMLRRWLVADPDCRWCPAPDCGYAVIAFGCASCPKITCGREGCGTEFCYHCKQLWHPNQTCDAARQQRAQSLHLRTIRSSSLSYSQESGAAADDIKPCPRCAAYIIKMNDGSCNHMTCAVCGCEFCWLCMKEISDLHYLSPSGCTFWGKKPWSRKKKILWQLGTLVGAPVGIALIAGIAIPAMIIGIPVYVGRKIHNRYDGKDISTHKRNLVITGGVTLSVIVSPVVAAFTVGIGVPIMLAYVYGVVPISLCRSGGCGVSAGNGKGVRIEFDDENDMNVGSGAATTDTTSVADTRNNPSIGEGSVGGLTGSLSASGSHMDRLGAIRDNLSETASTMALAGASITSSLMVNYLNRLEVQADVQKEGCSLSGESGTVSLGTISDNASTKAMAGSILNAYMPLDRDGNSLEVHVDIESKPVKLRHHSGSSSVDDGSHGGRCGWTCPSSGCTSSEGKGASSKWAKEASCSSSSSSGGKKSKGKLRKKSSAGTKINETGEDMDAQLLEQRSTNSSEFDSPSLSGSLPSVADSHSSHFSEFSCSDLESMKTSCSHGSGGGDYHTRFATVSPLPEVENDRLENCPASSSSQGQGAVITPHSPTSSLGHGAEVSPPCVIPGENVNLVCPAELVSHSNTRELLKETNNNQHQTQLPAPQQPNNSCIQTDI comes from the exons ATGAGCCTGCAGAAACACCAGCAGCTGAGTGGTGGGAGTGGTGGGGCGATGGGCTCGGATCGAGACCTGCAGTCCACTGCTTCTTCCATCTCTCTGCCCTCCATGAAGAAGGCCCCCAAGAAGAGGCGCCTGTCCCTCACCTCTCTTTTCAGACGGCGAGGCAGGGAGCCCAAATCAGGACGCCAGAGGTCCAAAGAGTTCCACCACCCTGGACCCGGGATTGGAGATGTTGATGGCATCGCCAGCATTGAGAGCATCCACTCTGAAATGTGTAATGACAAGAACTCTGCCTTCTTCTTGGCTGCTGGGACCGGAGCTGCCTCTTTTGCTACTGGTGCCTCCACCTCATCTGCCTCGGGCCCATCTTCCTCTATGTCCTCCTCCTCAAAAGTGGGGGGTGGTGTGGGGACTGAGCCACTGGAGTGTCCACTGTGCCTTCTGCAACATTCAAGGGAGAGCTTCCCTGCCATCATGACCTGCCACCACCGCTCTTGCATTGATTGCCTTCGCCAGTACCTGCGCATTGAGATCTCAGAGTCACGTGTCAACATCAGCTGTCCCGAATGCTCTGAACGCTTCAATCCACATGACATCCGAATGATCCTCGGTGACAGAGTGCTCATGGACAAGTACGAGGAGTTCATGCTGAGGAGGTGGCTCGTGGCGGACCCTGACTGCCGATGGTGCCCTGCTCCGGACTGTGG GTATGCGGTGATCGCCTTTGGTTGTGCCAGCTGTCCTAAGATCACCTGCGGCAGAGAGGGCTGTGGTACAGAGTTCTGCTACCACTGTAAGCAGCTGTGGCATCCCAACCAGACTTGTGATGCAGCACGACAGCAGAGAGCCCAGAGCCTTCATCTGAGGACCATCCgctcctcctccctcagctACAGCCAGGAGAGTGGAGCTGCAG CTGACGACATTAAGCCATGTCCGCGATGTGCCGCTTACATCATTAAGATGAACGACGGCAGCTGTAACCACATGACCTGCGCTGTCTGCGGCTGTGAGTTCTGCTGGCTGTGCATGAAGGAGATCTCAGACCTGCACTACCTGAG TCCGTCAGGGTGTACTTTCTGGGGAAAGAAGCCATggagcagaaagaagaagatccTCTGGCAGCTGGGAACACTGGTGGGTGCTCCTGTTGGAATTGCGCTCATCGCCGGCATAGCTATCCCTGCTATGATTATTGGCATCCCCGTTTATGTGGGAAGGAAG ATTCATAACCGCTATGATGGCAAAGATATCTCCACCCACAAGAGGAACCTGGTGATCACTGGTGGCGTGACTCTTTCTGTCATCGTGTCTCCAGTGGTGGCAGCATTCACCGTGG GCATTGGCGTTCCCATCATGCTTGCCTACGTCTACGGCGTGGTGCCCATCTCATTGTGCCGCAGCGGAGGTTGTGGCGTCTCGGCTGGGAATGGAAAGGGAGTTCGCATCGAGTTTGATGACGAGAACGACATGAATGTCGGCAGTGGGGCAGCTACCACTG ACACTACATCAGTAGCAGACACCAGGAACAACCCCAGTATAGGTGAAGGCAGTGTTGGAGGACTAACAGGCAGTCTAAGTGCCAGTGGGAGCCACATGGACCGTCTGGGGGCCATCCGGGACAACCTGAGTGAAACAGCTTCCACCATGGCCCTAGCTGGCGCCAGCATCACCAGCAGCCTCATGGTCAACTACTTAAACAG GCTGGAAGTGCAGGCTGATGTGCAGAAGGAGGGCTGCAGTCTGAGCGGAGAGTCTGGAACGGTCAGCCTGGGCACGATCAGCGACAACGCTAGTACCAAAGCAATGGCTGGATCCATTCTTAATGCCTACATGCCCCTCGACAG AGATGGGAATAGTTTGGAAGTACACGTTGACATCGAATCCAAACCTGTCAAACTACGGCACCACAGTGGAAGCAGCAGCGTGGATGACGGCAGCCACGGTGGTCGATGTGGCTGGACCTGCCCCTCCAGTGGCTGCACTTCCTCGGAGGGCAAAGGAGCTTCCAGTAAATGGGCCAAAGAGGCATCCTGCtcgtcctcctccagctctgggGGGAAGAAGAGCAAAGGCAAGCTGCGCAAGAAAAGCAGCGCCGGCACCAAGATCAACGAGACTGGCGAGGACATGGACGCCCAGCTGCTGGAGCAGCGCAGCACCAACTCCTCAGAGTTTGACTCTCCTTCGCTGAGCGGCAGCCTGCCGTCGGTGGCCGACTCCCACTCCAGCCACTTCTCTGAGTTCAGCTGCTCAGATCTGGAAAGCATGAAGACGTCGTGTAGCCACGGCTCCGGAGGAGGAGACTACCACACACGCTTCGCCACCGTCAGCCCCTTACCGGAGGTGGAGAACGACCGCCTGGAGAACTGCCccgcctcctcatcctcccagGGACAAGGAGCCGTGATCACTCCCCACTCTCCGACCTCGTCCCTGGGCCACGGTGCGGAGGTCTCCCCTCCCTGCGTCATCCCTGGGGAGAATGTCAACCTGGTGTGCCCTGCTGAGCTGGTCTCTCACAGCAACACCAGAGAGCTGCTAAAGGaaaccaacaacaaccagcACCAAACACAACTCCCAGCCCCGCAGCAGCCCAACAACTCCTGCATACAGACCGACATATGA